The following proteins are co-located in the Triticum aestivum cultivar Chinese Spring chromosome 1A, IWGSC CS RefSeq v2.1, whole genome shotgun sequence genome:
- the LOC123090662 gene encoding uncharacterized protein At4g08330, chloroplastic: protein MESDKRTGTPSPLLPRTASTVTYCCGRCGYDLKLSSSARDTAGIVGAGAGGARRRGWRGAAVVVFDAIDDARFGHLDEFRCLDLRARRLFARRTRLLCRKCGAHLGFGYDDNTTATRPPRYHIKIRALHPASSDDAFSGAATPPPPSHAPADPRS, encoded by the exons ATGGAGTCCGACAAGCGCACGGGGACGCCTTCTCCCCTTCTCCCCCGGACCGCCTCCACCGTCACCTACTG CTGCGGGCGGTGcgggtacgacctgaagctgagcTCGTCGGCGCGGGACACGGCGGGGATCGTGGGGGCCGGcgccggcggggcgaggcggcggggctggcggggcGCGGCGGTGGTGGTGTTCGACGCCATCGACGACGCGCGGTTCGGCCACCTCGACGAGTTCCGCTGCCTCGACCTGCGCGCGCGCCGCCTCTTCGCGCGCCGCACGCGCCTGCTCTGCCGCAAGTGCGGCGCGCACCTCGGCTTCGGCTACGACGACAACACCACCGCCACCAGGCCGCCGCGGTACCACATCAAGATCCGGGCACTCCACCCCGCCTCCTCCGATGACGCCTTCTCCGGCGCCgccacgccgcctccgccgtcccACGCGCCGGCGGATCCGCGATCGTGA
- the LOC123090742 gene encoding uncharacterized protein yields the protein MGAGSKQPRSLAIRWYPARHGSFTLIVWCLAALVMLLILHLFISRKVEQIVRGIDEVEEEAFPVKLARSWRNPRVARRKGEHRTLPVVDEFLVESSAVHHAFFPEGEVTMDPVNGGNDRRYLYYPGRVWLDTDGKPIQAHGGGVLYDEKSETYFWYGENKDGKTYKAHDKGPDRVDIVGVSCYSSKDLWSWTNQGVVLQGEEKNLFHDLHKSNVLERPKVIYNNRTGKYVMWMHTDDANYTKSSIGVASSDSPTGPFTYLYSKRPHNCESRDMTIFKDDDGKAYLIYSSKGNSELHIARLTDEYLDVTDDMRRILVARYREAPALFKSGGTYYMITSGCTGWAPNTAKAHAATSIMGPWETLGNPFVGGNEIYRSTTFFSQGTFVLPVAGLPGLFIFMADRWKPSDLRDSRYVWLPLTVGGLPDEAADYSFMFPLWSRVSIYWHKVWRLPEKSYRVT from the exons ATGGGCGCCGGGAGCAAGCAGCCAAGATCATTAGCCATCCGCTGGTATCCGGCGAGGCACGGTTCCTTCACTCTGATAGTGTGGTGTCTAGCGGCATTGGTCATGCTTCTTATTCTCCACCTCTTCATCAGCCGTAAGGTGGAACAGATTGTGAGAGGGATAGATGAGGTGGAGGAGGAAGCTTTCCCGGTGAAGCTGGCCCGGAGCTGGAGGAATCCACGGGTTGCGCGGCGCAAGGGGGAGCACAGAACACTGCCCGTGGTGGACGAGTTCTTGGTCGAGTCTTCTGCGGTGCATCATGCCTTCTTCCCGGAAGGGGAGGTGACCATGGATCCAGTGAATGGTGGGAATGACAGGAGGTACTTATACTACCCAGGGAGGGTTTGGCTTGACACTGATGGAAAGCCGATCCAAGCTCATGGTGGAGGTGTGCTGTATGATGAGAAGTCTGAGACTTATTTCTGGTATGGAGAGAATAAGGATGGCAAGACCTACAAAGCTCATGACAAGGGACCTGATCGG GTTGACATTGTTGGAGTAAGTTGCTATTCTTCAAAGGACCTGTGGTCTTGGACAAATCAAGGAGTTGTGCTCCAAGGAGAGGAAAAGAATTTGTTTCATGACCTCCACAAATCCAATGTCCTTGAGAGGCCTAAGGTGATCTATAACAACCGGACCGGCAAATACGTGATGTGGATGCACACAGACGATGCTAACTATACCAAATCCTCAATCGGCGTGGCGAGCAGCGATTCTCCCACAGGACCATTCACTTACCTCTACAGCAAGCGCCCGCACAACTGTGAAAGCAGAGACATGACCATTTTCAAGGATGATGACGGGAAGGCCTACCTGATATATTCATCCAAGGGCAACAGCGAGCTCCACATTGCGCGGTTAACCGATGAGTACCTCGACGTGACCGACGACATGCGGAGAATCCTCGTCGCACGGTATCGGGAAGCTCCGGCGCTCTTCAAGTCCGGCGGCACCTACTACATGATAACCTCGGGTTGCACGGGCTGGGCACCGAACACTGCAAAGGCTCACGCGGCGACATCGATCATGGGGCCTTGGGAGACGCTGGGGAATCCATTCGTGGGAGGGAACGAGATATACAGATCGACAACGTTCTTCTCCCAGGGTACGTTCGTGTTGCCGGTTGCGGGGTTGCCGGGGCTGTTCATCTTCATGGCCGACCGGTGGAAGCCGTCCGATCTGAGGGATTCGAGGTACGTGTGGCTGCCTTTGACAGTAGGTGgactgcctgatgaggctgcggatTACAGCTTCATGTTCCCGCTCTGGTCCAGGGTGTCGATTTACTGGCACAAAGTGTGGCGCCTTCCTGAGAAAAGTTACCGAGTGACTTAG
- the LOC123120745 gene encoding uncharacterized protein, with translation MSSSMQEGMTSSLAQGSSRGSVVAAGASFRVYYSLGAGTVPFVWETKPGTPKRPIDHVAGTDDALPPITPPPLYQSKTMRRCPSTTKSSSCWPPRMTSWLNIRTRRRRPIATPGFHQTAASMINGYGSGVPSLGASEPGMDN, from the coding sequence ATGAGCTCGAGTATGCAGGAAGGGATGACAAGCAGTTTAGCTCAAGGATCCTCTCGAGGGAGCGTCGTGGCCGCCGGGGCGTCCTTCAGGGTGTACTACAGCCTCGGCGCCGGCACCGTGCCGTTCGTCTGGGAGACCAAGCCCGGCACGCCCAAGCGCCCCATCGACCATGTCGCTGGCACCGACGACGCGCTACCGCCGATCACACCACCGCCGTTGTACCAGTCCAAGACCATGAGGAGGTGCCCGAGCACAACGAAGTCATCTTCTTGCTGGCCTCCCCGGATGACGAGCTGGCTAAACATCAGgacccgacgtcgtcgtccaatcgCGACACCCGGCTTCCACCAGACCGCGGCGTCGATGATCAACGGCTACGGTAGCGGCGTGCCATCCTTGGGTGCTTCTGAGCCCGGCATGGACAATTAG